From a single Capsicum annuum cultivar UCD-10X-F1 chromosome 12, UCD10Xv1.1, whole genome shotgun sequence genomic region:
- the LOC107848986 gene encoding uncharacterized protein LOC107848986: MNIVILLRYSGKWRSQIEYVDYKIEGIVVAESVNYMRLISSIADKINIDETRKNIDVHYVVDVNDSPFHIRNDNNVQFYVELKKSQPAFMMYPFCISTTEKCEDGILFDRETGDVVCLEGVESDALALSVAETQNECALYVPEVEDNLICDSKSIDVKVKQMYKDKNTLVSVMSKYKVTNGFNVKAKRSNKKSYFRKSKESISDLFYSMAKAYRKDDFEYLMAKIEKADPRVKKYLQEVGYEKWSRCHSPVNRGRMMTSSIAECINGCLVEARRLPIYGFLEEVRILFGSWNCKNSEIASYTSTTLGVDLKKFLLSTVKSFSTYIYSVYESGRRYIVDLENGSCNCARFQIDQISCVHAIAVLKSKHVKEFGDYCSEYYKPNTLVKAYEVPMLDKKDWDVPSSVDEEEVLPPLYKRLPGRPKKGRKKKSSETLSSSTNHCGRCGHEGHNRRSCSFFSKEN; this comes from the exons ATGAATATTGTTATTCTTTTAAGGTACTCGGGTAAATGGAGATCTCAAATAGAATATGTGGATTATAAAATTGAAGGGATTGTTGTTGCTGAATCAGTAAATTATATGAGGTTGATTTCATCGATTGCTGATAAAATAAACATTGACGAAACTCGGAAAAATATTGATGTACATTATGTTGTTGACGTGAATGATTCACCTTTTCATATCCGTAACGATAATAATGTACAATTTTATGTCGAGTTGAAAAAATCTCAACCAGCGTTCATGATGTATCCGTTTTGTATTTCAACAACAGAAAAATGTGAAGATGGCATATTGTTCGATAGGGAAACAGGAGATGTGGTTTGCCTGGAAGGTGTTGAATCTGATGCTTTGGCTTTATCTGTTGCTGAGACACAAAATGAGTGTGCTTTGTATGTACCAGAGGTTGAAGATAACTTGATATGCGATAGCAAAAGTATTGATGTAAAGGTGAAACAGATGTACAAGGATAAAAATACGCTTGTTTCAGTGATGTCGAAATATAAAGTGACTAATGGATTCAATGTTAAAGCAAAACGATCAAACAAAAAAAG TTACTTTCGTAAGAGCAAAGAAAGTATCAGTGATTTGTTTTATTCAATGGCTAAAGCTTATAGGaaagatgattttgaatatttgatggcaaagattGAAAAAGCTGATCcgagagtgaaaaaatatttacaagaagTTGGTTATGAAAAGTGGAGTAGATGTCATTCACCGGTAAATAGAGGTCGGATGATGACCTCGAGTATTGCTGAGTGTATTAATGGTTGTTTGGTAGAGGCCCGGCGATTGCCAATATATGGATTCTTAGAAGAAGTTCGAATATTATTTGGTTCTTGGAACTGTAAGAATAGTGAAATAGCTTCTTATACAAGTACCACTTTGGGCGTCGATTTGAAGAAATTCTTACTCTCAACG GTGAAGtctttttcaacatatatatattcagtttatgAATCTGGGAGAAGATACATTGTTGATTTAGAAAATGGCTCATGCAACTGTGCAAGATTTCAAATAGATCAAATCTCTTGTGTTCACGCTATAGCTGTATTGAAGTCTAAACATGTAAAAGAATTTGGAGATTACTGTTCAGAATACTACAAGCCAAACACATTGGTCAAGGCATATGAGGTTCCAATGCTAGACAAGAAAGACTGGGATGTTCCCAGCAGTGTAGATGAAGAAGAAGTGTTGCCACCGTTATACAAAAGACTTCCAGGTAGACCGAAGAAGGggagaaagaagaaatcaagtgaaacacTTTCTTCAAGCACAAACCATTGTGGACGATGCGGCCATGAAGGGCacaataggcgttcatgtagTTTTTTTTCAAAGGAGAACTAG